One stretch of Verrucomicrobiia bacterium DNA includes these proteins:
- a CDS encoding serine/threonine protein kinase: MNTPVNPNRPCPTCGQPVPAAAPAGLCPRCLLAGGAEPPSASRSQPSGLRPQPSGFRSQPSGFRFHLEEIAALFPNLEILRPLGAGGMGAVYQARQPALDRLVALKILPRGGPDAPQFTERFNREARALARLSHPHIVAVHEFGQTQGLHYFIMEYVDGTNLRQLQQAGRLSPREALQIVPQICDALQYAHDEGVVHRDIKPENILVDRRGRVKIADFGLARILDTDTSAARLTADGQVMGTPHYMAPEQVERPLTVDHRADIYSLGVVFYEMLTGDLPLGKFPPPSRKVEVDVRLDEIVLRTLENDPERRYQRAGEVKTQLSTMAGTPSPGAGSHASAPPAAESPGPSSPTPPRTLHWAGIPVVIERDGEREVSFSGALTALATALGASAVALAAIHLATGVPHTMPRTAALLAVATIVLGIRHTLRRPDPPTVLTAQGTRILPPERPALSARNLAGWAALALAIVGLHFLKRDVINPLLQRNSPNTVREVPAHADPARGTHVAPVPGGGTVELLAIGEGGSSDDRWWSLQGTPLENQHFVLSPAGTVFTEFEARTRQFVLRLMDLPQGASGTRFTFDPPAPHSGGGTVFGPEGPIDGAWPLVAAFPPSLRSTTLRVGLDFGPWNTITTHLPEERSSTQFRHPGHPRWTAAVHRATESNGSAQITVLLATDDQRWKTRVVALDHEGTPHPYTDGDGTPATDGEVWTFAFRDLPLARIREFQVQVRPIHWFRFENIRLDPVRP, translated from the coding sequence ATGAACACACCCGTGAATCCGAACCGGCCCTGCCCCACCTGCGGCCAGCCCGTCCCCGCCGCCGCCCCGGCCGGCCTCTGTCCCCGCTGCCTCCTCGCCGGTGGCGCCGAACCCCCCTCCGCCTCCAGGTCCCAGCCCTCAGGCCTCAGGCCTCAGCCTTCAGGTTTCAGGTCCCAGCCTTCAGGTTTCAGGTTTCACCTCGAAGAAATTGCCGCCCTCTTTCCCAACCTCGAAATCCTCCGTCCACTCGGTGCCGGCGGCATGGGCGCGGTCTATCAGGCCCGCCAACCCGCCCTCGACCGCCTGGTGGCCCTCAAGATCCTCCCCCGCGGTGGCCCCGACGCCCCCCAATTCACGGAGCGCTTCAATCGGGAAGCCCGCGCCCTCGCCCGCCTCAGCCATCCCCACATCGTCGCCGTTCACGAGTTCGGCCAGACCCAGGGCCTCCACTACTTCATCATGGAGTACGTCGATGGCACCAACCTCCGCCAACTGCAGCAGGCCGGCCGCCTTTCCCCCCGCGAAGCCCTTCAGATCGTCCCCCAGATCTGCGACGCCCTCCAGTACGCCCATGACGAAGGCGTCGTCCACCGCGACATCAAACCCGAGAACATCCTCGTGGACCGCCGCGGCCGCGTGAAGATCGCCGACTTCGGTCTCGCCCGGATTCTCGACACCGACACCTCGGCAGCCCGCCTCACGGCCGACGGACAGGTGATGGGCACGCCCCATTACATGGCCCCTGAGCAGGTCGAACGCCCCCTCACCGTCGATCATCGCGCCGACATCTACTCCCTCGGCGTGGTGTTCTACGAAATGCTGACCGGTGACCTGCCCCTCGGGAAATTCCCGCCCCCGTCCCGCAAGGTCGAAGTCGATGTCCGCCTCGACGAAATCGTCCTCCGCACCCTCGAAAACGATCCGGAACGCCGCTACCAGCGCGCCGGCGAGGTCAAGACCCAGCTCTCCACCATGGCCGGCACACCCAGCCCCGGCGCAGGTTCCCACGCCAGTGCCCCCCCGGCCGCCGAATCGCCCGGTCCATCCTCACCCACCCCGCCTCGGACACTCCACTGGGCCGGAATCCCCGTGGTGATCGAGCGGGACGGCGAACGGGAAGTCTCCTTTTCCGGCGCGCTCACCGCCCTCGCCACAGCCCTCGGGGCAAGCGCCGTCGCGCTCGCCGCCATTCACCTCGCGACCGGCGTTCCCCACACGATGCCGCGCACCGCCGCCTTGCTCGCTGTCGCAACCATCGTCCTTGGAATCCGACACACCCTCCGCCGGCCCGATCCCCCAACCGTCCTCACCGCTCAGGGCACCCGGATCCTGCCCCCCGAACGACCCGCCCTGTCCGCCCGCAATCTCGCCGGTTGGGCCGCACTCGCGCTGGCCATCGTCGGTCTCCACTTCCTCAAGCGCGATGTCATCAATCCTCTCCTTCAACGGAACTCGCCCAATACCGTTCGAGAGGTTCCCGCCCACGCCGACCCCGCCCGGGGAACCCATGTCGCCCCGGTCCCCGGTGGCGGCACCGTCGAACTCCTCGCCATTGGCGAAGGCGGTTCCTCCGACGACCGCTGGTGGAGCCTCCAAGGCACGCCCCTCGAAAACCAGCACTTCGTCCTCTCCCCCGCCGGCACCGTCTTCACGGAATTCGAAGCCCGCACCCGCCAGTTCGTCCTGCGCCTCATGGACCTCCCCCAGGGGGCGTCCGGAACCCGTTTCACCTTCGATCCTCCCGCCCCCCACTCCGGCGGTGGAACCGTCTTCGGACCCGAAGGCCCCATCGACGGCGCCTGGCCGCTGGTCGCCGCCTTTCCCCCTTCGCTACGGTCCACCACGCTCCGCGTCGGACTCGATTTCGGCCCCTGGAACACCATCACCACCCACCTCCCCGAAGAACGTTCCAGCACCCAGTTCCGGCACCCCGGCCATCCCCGCTGGACCGCCGCCGTCCACCGCGCCACCGAGTCGAACGGTTCCGCCCAGATCACCGTGCTCCTGGCGACCGACGATCAACGCTGGAAAACCCGCGTCGTCGCCCTCGATCATGAGGGAACCCCCCATCCCTACACCGACGGCGACGGCACCCCCGCCACCGATGGTGAAGTCTGGACCTTCGCCTTTCGCGATCTGCCGCTGGCCCGCATCCGCGAATTCCAGGTCCAGGTGCGACCCATCCACTGGTTCCGCTTCGAGAACATCCGGCTGGATCCCGTCCGCCCCTGA
- a CDS encoding sigma-70 family RNA polymerase sigma factor: MNDSAQDARPRADCFATTRWTLVLSAGRKSSPQSDQALAELCSAYWYPLYAYVRRQGRSREDAEDLVQAFFARFLERNDLDGLDAQRGRFRAFLLASLKHFLANEWDRSQRQKRGGGIPHLSLDWQDAEGRYHLEPPDPTPPEPLFDRAWALALLQRVVNRLEAECASEDRDRLFQHAKGFLTFGAEGRTYAEAARELGLDEGALRVAVHRLRRRYRDLLRDEIAQTLADPALVDEELRSLQLALSS, encoded by the coding sequence ATGAACGATTCCGCTCAAGACGCCCGCCCGCGGGCCGACTGCTTCGCCACCACCCGCTGGACCCTGGTGCTCTCCGCCGGCCGGAAATCCTCCCCCCAGTCCGACCAGGCCCTGGCCGAACTGTGCAGCGCCTACTGGTACCCCCTCTACGCCTATGTCCGACGCCAGGGCCGTTCCCGCGAGGACGCCGAAGATCTCGTCCAGGCGTTCTTCGCCCGCTTCCTCGAACGGAACGACCTCGATGGACTCGACGCCCAACGCGGACGTTTCCGGGCCTTTCTCCTCGCCTCCCTCAAGCATTTCCTCGCCAACGAATGGGACCGCTCCCAGCGCCAGAAACGCGGCGGCGGCATCCCCCATCTCTCCCTCGACTGGCAGGATGCCGAAGGTCGCTACCATCTCGAACCGCCCGACCCCACCCCGCCCGAACCCCTCTTCGACCGCGCCTGGGCCCTCGCCCTACTCCAGCGCGTCGTGAACCGCCTCGAAGCCGAATGCGCCTCCGAAGACAGGGATCGCCTCTTCCAGCACGCCAAGGGCTTCCTCACCTTCGGCGCCGAAGGCCGGACCTACGCCGAAGCCGCCCGGGAACTCGGCCTCGACGAAGGCGCCCTCCGCGTCGCCGTCCATCGCCTCCGCCGCCGGTACCGCGATCTGCTCCGGGATGAAATCGCCCAAACCCTCGCCGACCCGGCCCTCGTGGACGAGGAACTCCGCTCCCTCCAGCTCGCCCTCAGCAGTTAG
- a CDS encoding NAD-dependent epimerase/dehydratase family protein, which produces MNLVTGGAGFIGSHLVGQLVEAGRPVRVLERHRAPVDHLPLDRIELVRGDIRDERSVREATRGCEYVYHLAADPNLWRRERDGFEAVNHVGAVQVMRAALENGARRVLHTSTESILTSPEFEGGPVETVRFREKDMLGPYCRSKYRAEEAAFRLAAEGAPVVVVSPTLPVGPGDRHQTPPTRMSVAFCRGELPAYLECRFNLVDARDVARGMILAMDRGRTGIRYLLGGENYRLTDWLRILGEEVGRSLPKWKVPYAVALMAAWGSEWWANQVTGKMPMATVTGVRLTRRCMQFDPSASLAELGLEPRPIRESARDAVAWYRQLGWV; this is translated from the coding sequence ATGAATCTGGTCACGGGCGGGGCGGGGTTCATTGGATCGCATCTGGTGGGGCAGTTGGTGGAAGCGGGCCGGCCGGTGCGGGTTCTGGAACGGCACCGGGCTCCCGTGGATCACCTGCCGCTGGACCGGATTGAACTGGTCCGGGGTGACATTCGCGACGAGCGATCGGTGCGGGAGGCGACGCGGGGTTGCGAGTACGTGTATCACCTGGCCGCGGATCCGAACCTGTGGCGGCGGGAGCGAGACGGGTTTGAGGCGGTGAACCATGTGGGCGCGGTGCAGGTGATGCGGGCGGCGCTGGAGAACGGGGCGCGACGGGTCCTGCACACCAGCACGGAGAGCATTCTGACGTCGCCTGAATTCGAGGGCGGTCCGGTCGAGACGGTCCGGTTCCGGGAGAAGGACATGCTGGGGCCGTACTGCCGGAGCAAGTATCGCGCAGAGGAGGCGGCGTTCCGGCTGGCAGCCGAGGGGGCGCCGGTGGTGGTGGTGAGTCCGACGCTTCCGGTGGGGCCGGGCGACCGGCATCAGACGCCGCCGACCCGGATGAGTGTGGCGTTCTGCCGGGGGGAACTTCCGGCCTACCTGGAATGCCGCTTCAACCTGGTCGATGCGCGCGACGTGGCGCGGGGGATGATCCTGGCGATGGATCGGGGTCGGACCGGGATCCGGTATCTGCTCGGTGGCGAGAATTACCGGTTGACCGACTGGCTGCGAATTCTCGGGGAGGAGGTGGGTCGTTCGCTCCCCAAGTGGAAGGTTCCCTACGCGGTGGCGCTGATGGCGGCGTGGGGCAGCGAGTGGTGGGCGAACCAGGTGACGGGAAAAATGCCGATGGCAACGGTGACGGGGGTACGCCTGACGCGGCGCTGCATGCAGTTCGATCCCTCGGCCAGCCTGGCCGAACTCGGGTTGGAGCCGCGTCCGATCCGGGAGTCGGCGCGGGACGCGGTGGCCTGGTATCGGCAGTTGGGGTGGGTTTGA
- a CDS encoding ketopantoate reductase family protein, translating to MADNCLKRPIHVLGAGGIGVALGWSLARAGCEVLMVEALLEKVAAGRSAGIEVVGRPAAQIEIIRFEHWEPSDEVVTLLCTKTYDNAAVLARLGDGMRLVPVQNGFDPELDRWGHAGEGIASFVSECERDRPVTRITRAGSLHLGPRRGMTGEERADLMELAEVLEAGELFRVEWVEDIRPYKATKLMYNAAVSPLAAAAGVDNGELLRDRLARRLFFALLRENYGILKHARIPLARIGPFHPDTVSRILGTPGLPELMGHFFRPSLRGTYCSMAPDMAGEQTEVQAYNGHLIRLAGDFPCPLNRAVLSVVETIIRERLRPARERLLAVEALWRGGGGG from the coding sequence GTGGCGGACAACTGCTTGAAACGACCGATTCACGTTCTGGGTGCGGGGGGCATTGGGGTGGCTCTGGGCTGGTCGCTGGCGCGGGCGGGTTGCGAGGTGCTGATGGTGGAGGCGCTTCTCGAGAAGGTGGCGGCCGGGCGGTCGGCGGGCATCGAGGTGGTGGGGAGGCCGGCGGCGCAGATCGAGATTATCCGGTTCGAGCATTGGGAGCCTTCGGACGAGGTGGTGACGCTGCTGTGCACGAAGACCTACGACAATGCGGCGGTGCTGGCGCGGCTGGGGGACGGGATGCGCCTGGTGCCGGTGCAGAACGGGTTCGATCCTGAGCTGGATCGGTGGGGACATGCGGGGGAGGGGATTGCGTCGTTTGTCTCCGAGTGCGAGCGGGACCGTCCGGTCACACGGATCACGCGGGCGGGGAGCCTCCATTTGGGGCCGCGCCGGGGGATGACCGGAGAGGAGCGGGCGGACCTGATGGAACTGGCGGAGGTGCTGGAGGCCGGGGAGCTGTTCCGGGTGGAGTGGGTGGAGGATATCCGGCCGTACAAGGCGACCAAGCTGATGTATAACGCAGCCGTTTCACCGCTGGCGGCGGCGGCGGGGGTGGACAACGGGGAACTGCTGAGGGACCGGCTGGCGCGGCGGTTGTTTTTTGCGTTGCTGCGGGAGAACTACGGGATTCTCAAACACGCCCGGATTCCGCTGGCGCGGATCGGGCCATTTCACCCGGACACCGTTTCCCGGATCCTGGGGACGCCGGGGTTGCCGGAGCTGATGGGGCATTTTTTCCGGCCTTCGTTGCGGGGGACGTATTGCTCGATGGCGCCGGACATGGCCGGGGAGCAGACGGAGGTTCAGGCGTACAACGGGCATCTCATTCGGCTTGCTGGGGACTTTCCGTGTCCGCTGAATCGCGCCGTCTTGAGCGTGGTGGAGACCATCATTCGGGAGCGGTTGCGTCCGGCGCGGGAGCGGTTGCTGGCGGTGGAGGCGTTGTGGCGTGGGGGGGGCGGCGGATGA
- the htpG gene encoding molecular chaperone HtpG codes for MSQSEHHTFQAEIQRVLDIVIHSLYTDREIFLRELLSNASDALEKIRFLQTSGQVVHEPERPLEIHLTTDDQARTLTIADAGVGMTRDELVENLGTIAHSGSKAFFQKLAEAREKPALNLIGQFGVGFYSAFMVASKVEVLTRGHAPDASGWRWVSDGAGGYDIEPAGELPRGTRVVLHLKEDAKEFAENWQVQRTIKRYSNFVPFPIKLNDSPINTVQALWARPKSEIKEEEYKEFYEFIGHDPEPPLARLHFNADAPLAIQALLFIPGRNLETMGLGKSESEVNLHCRKVLIQAKAKDLFPDWLRFLKGVVDSDDLPLNISRETMQDSALLRKLNRVLTARFLKFLAELSEKEPETFAKVYAAHSRFLKEGVITDFEHREALAKLLRFESSFTPAGQTTSLGDYVSRMKDGQQEIFHLSAPNRAAAEASPYFEAFKALGHEVLFTFEPVDEFVFEHLHEFGGKPLKSAEKADLKLDPPAEGGLDDDTARLLGNFVKESLGDRVGEVRTSRRLVDSPAVVLESDEGMTSSMRRLMRAMKPEADAPAARLDFEINPRHPVIVGLESLRHSNAPLAAKVAEQLFDSARLGAGLLEDPQALLQRMNDLLVQVVAPR; via the coding sequence ATGAGTCAGAGCGAGCATCATACGTTCCAGGCCGAAATCCAGCGGGTCCTCGACATCGTCATTCATTCCCTCTACACCGACCGCGAGATCTTCCTCCGGGAATTGCTGTCCAATGCGTCGGACGCCCTCGAAAAAATCCGCTTCCTTCAAACCTCCGGGCAGGTCGTGCATGAACCGGAACGGCCCCTCGAAATCCATCTCACCACCGACGACCAGGCCCGGACCCTGACCATCGCCGACGCCGGGGTGGGCATGACCCGGGACGAACTGGTCGAAAACCTCGGCACCATCGCCCATTCGGGTTCGAAGGCGTTCTTCCAGAAGCTGGCCGAGGCCAGGGAGAAGCCCGCCCTCAACCTCATCGGCCAGTTCGGCGTCGGCTTCTACTCGGCGTTCATGGTGGCGTCGAAGGTCGAGGTCCTGACCCGCGGCCATGCCCCCGACGCCTCCGGCTGGCGCTGGGTCTCGGACGGAGCAGGCGGTTACGATATCGAACCGGCCGGGGAACTGCCCCGCGGCACCCGCGTGGTCCTCCACCTCAAGGAGGACGCCAAGGAGTTCGCCGAAAACTGGCAGGTCCAGCGCACCATCAAGCGCTACTCCAACTTCGTCCCCTTCCCCATCAAGCTGAACGACAGCCCCATCAACACCGTTCAAGCCCTCTGGGCGCGCCCGAAATCGGAGATCAAGGAGGAGGAGTACAAGGAGTTCTACGAGTTCATCGGGCACGACCCCGAACCGCCCCTCGCACGACTGCACTTCAACGCCGACGCCCCCCTCGCCATCCAGGCCCTCCTGTTCATCCCCGGCCGCAACCTCGAAACCATGGGCCTCGGCAAGTCGGAGTCCGAGGTCAACCTCCATTGCCGCAAGGTCCTCATCCAGGCCAAGGCCAAGGACCTCTTCCCCGACTGGCTCCGGTTCCTCAAGGGCGTGGTCGATTCCGACGATCTGCCCCTCAACATCTCCCGCGAGACCATGCAGGACAGCGCCCTGCTCCGGAAACTCAACCGCGTCCTCACCGCGCGCTTCCTCAAGTTCCTCGCCGAACTCTCCGAAAAGGAGCCCGAAACCTTCGCCAAGGTCTATGCCGCCCACAGCCGCTTCCTCAAGGAGGGCGTCATCACCGACTTCGAACACCGCGAGGCCCTCGCCAAACTTCTCCGCTTCGAGTCCTCCTTCACCCCCGCCGGCCAGACCACCTCCCTCGGCGACTACGTGTCCCGCATGAAGGACGGCCAGCAGGAGATCTTCCACCTCAGCGCCCCCAACCGCGCCGCCGCCGAGGCCAGCCCCTACTTCGAGGCCTTCAAGGCCCTCGGCCATGAGGTCCTCTTCACCTTCGAACCCGTCGACGAATTCGTCTTCGAGCATCTCCACGAGTTCGGCGGCAAACCCCTCAAGTCCGCCGAGAAGGCCGACCTCAAACTCGATCCCCCAGCCGAGGGCGGCCTCGATGACGACACCGCCCGGCTCCTTGGCAACTTCGTCAAGGAATCCCTCGGCGACCGCGTCGGTGAGGTCCGCACCTCCCGCCGCCTGGTGGACAGCCCCGCGGTGGTCCTCGAAAGCGACGAGGGCATGACCTCCTCGATGCGGCGCCTGATGCGCGCCATGAAGCCCGAAGCCGATGCCCCCGCCGCCAGACTCGACTTCGAAATCAATCCCCGCCATCCCGTCATCGTCGGCCTCGAGTCGCTCCGCCACTCCAACGCCCCCCTCGCCGCCAAGGTCGCCGAGCAGTTGTTCGACAGCGCCCGCCTCGGTGCCGGCCTCCTCGAAGATCCCCAGGCCCTCCTCCAACGCATGAACGACCTGCTGGTCCAGGTGGTCGCCCCGCGTTGA
- a CDS encoding SAM-dependent methyltransferase → MTPPPANPEAGGPLASASPGSPADRFLDRVRDALAEETFVRLVLSRPDPALTPLVRTEARPIQLRGEAALSVTLREPTRDSTRNFPPDAFPAWVAGELAGRFRAALLETTRRDWQLSLAPGRPPRLVAHKAPPRPVPPATHDRPRHRSLDTTANDWLHALGLTHADGRVLPSRADKHRQILRYTEILDHLVRDAGWHAGAPLRVADMGCGRGYLTFAAWHLLRRQRAFPAEVLGVEARPELVHDANATARRLDLTGLQFIEGDIAGAVLPPLDILIALHACNTATDDAIRRGIDLGARLLIVSPCCHRELRPQLGRPEPLAPILRHGIMAERFAEWATDGLRALFLEWAGYRVKAIEFVASEHTPKNLLLAGVRQSTPFQEPALRQQILSLKTFLGVQNHALDPLLARAEGFREDPGEAP, encoded by the coding sequence GTGACGCCCCCCCCAGCGAACCCCGAAGCCGGCGGCCCATTGGCATCCGCATCGCCCGGGTCGCCGGCAGACCGCTTCCTCGACCGGGTCCGCGACGCCCTCGCGGAGGAGACCTTCGTCCGCCTGGTCCTCTCCCGCCCCGACCCGGCGCTCACCCCGCTGGTCCGGACCGAGGCGCGGCCCATTCAATTGAGGGGGGAGGCCGCGCTGTCGGTGACCCTTCGCGAACCGACCCGGGACAGCACCCGCAATTTCCCCCCCGACGCCTTCCCCGCGTGGGTGGCGGGGGAACTGGCGGGCCGCTTCCGGGCGGCCCTGCTCGAAACCACCCGCCGCGACTGGCAACTCTCGCTGGCACCCGGACGGCCCCCGCGCCTCGTCGCCCACAAGGCCCCGCCCCGCCCCGTGCCGCCCGCCACGCACGACCGCCCCCGGCACCGCTCCCTCGACACCACCGCAAACGACTGGCTCCACGCCCTCGGCCTGACCCATGCCGACGGCAGGGTCCTGCCCAGCCGCGCCGACAAACACCGCCAGATCCTCCGCTACACCGAGATCCTCGATCACCTGGTCCGCGATGCCGGCTGGCACGCCGGCGCTCCGCTGCGCGTCGCCGACATGGGCTGCGGCCGCGGCTACCTCACCTTCGCCGCCTGGCACCTGCTCCGACGTCAGCGCGCCTTCCCGGCAGAAGTGCTCGGCGTGGAAGCGCGTCCCGAACTCGTCCATGACGCCAACGCCACCGCCCGGCGCCTCGATCTCACCGGCCTTCAATTCATCGAGGGCGACATCGCCGGCGCCGTCCTTCCCCCTCTCGACATCCTGATCGCCCTCCACGCCTGCAACACCGCCACCGACGACGCGATCCGGCGCGGCATCGACCTTGGCGCCCGCCTCCTCATCGTCTCCCCCTGCTGCCATCGGGAACTCCGTCCCCAACTGGGCCGCCCCGAACCCCTCGCGCCCATCCTGCGCCACGGCATCATGGCCGAACGCTTCGCCGAATGGGCCACCGACGGATTGCGCGCCCTGTTCCTCGAATGGGCCGGGTACCGCGTGAAAGCCATCGAGTTCGTCGCCTCGGAACACACCCCGAAAAACCTCCTCCTTGCCGGTGTCCGCCAGTCCACCCCGTTCCAGGAACCCGCCCTCCGCCAGCAGATCCTTTCGCTCAAGACCTTCCTCGGAGTTCAGAACCACGCCCTCGATCCCCTGCTGGCTCGCGCGGAGGGATTTCGGGAGGATCCTGGGGAGGCCCCCTGA
- a CDS encoding tetratricopeptide repeat protein — protein MKPQVKIGLYVVTALGTLVFGILFFNAWRGMGEPAPRTPSVAPSVTPEREVVPMEGSGVMTGRGLGRMIGWGLLAVVSVVGLGALAAYDITQYTANRTGEALFDDEGEEIGESTYEQVEKAYGEGDYLEAIRLLREFIREKPQAVHGQIRIAEIYEKDLNNPLAAALEYEEVLQRTFDPERKSWTAIHLVNLYNRLNKPQQAVALMQRVVAEFPETPAAAKARDRLEASGIELTGSAEAPEGGGGHPPDPEPPSNLPPGFRPRGG, from the coding sequence ATGAAACCCCAGGTCAAGATTGGATTGTATGTCGTCACCGCACTCGGGACGCTGGTGTTCGGGATTCTCTTCTTCAACGCGTGGCGTGGGATGGGCGAACCGGCACCAAGGACGCCGTCAGTGGCGCCGTCCGTGACGCCGGAGAGGGAGGTGGTGCCGATGGAGGGTTCCGGGGTGATGACCGGACGGGGGTTGGGTCGGATGATCGGCTGGGGACTATTGGCGGTGGTTTCGGTGGTGGGGTTGGGGGCGTTGGCGGCCTACGACATCACCCAGTACACCGCGAACCGGACTGGGGAGGCGTTGTTCGATGACGAGGGGGAGGAGATTGGTGAGAGCACCTACGAGCAGGTGGAGAAGGCGTATGGCGAGGGCGATTATCTGGAGGCGATCCGGTTGCTGCGGGAGTTCATCAGGGAGAAGCCGCAGGCCGTGCACGGGCAGATCCGCATTGCGGAGATCTACGAGAAGGATCTGAACAATCCCCTGGCGGCGGCCCTGGAGTACGAGGAGGTGTTGCAGCGCACCTTCGATCCGGAGCGGAAGTCCTGGACAGCGATTCACCTGGTGAACCTTTACAACCGCCTGAACAAGCCGCAGCAGGCCGTGGCGCTGATGCAGCGGGTGGTGGCGGAGTTCCCCGAAACGCCGGCGGCGGCCAAGGCCCGCGATCGTCTGGAAGCCTCCGGCATCGAGTTGACCGGATCGGCGGAAGCGCCGGAGGGTGGCGGCGGTCATCCTCCGGATCCGGAACCGCCCTCGAATCTTCCCCCTGGATTCAGGCCGCGGGGGGGGTGA
- a CDS encoding serine/threonine protein phosphatase, which translates to MILALVLALVPLAWPSAAPAATPPPDYAAWRAACRELPTNRQLGQRLAPRHLLPLRSPAEFNRALDELLDLFRSGPLAQADAWLDGPPPPSFLDPNAAYYLQSDTPFVPFARRLRVPPGSRLLIQGDLHGDIHSLLACLDHFQAEGHLDGFRIVRPEVRMVFLGDYTDRGMHGVEVLYTLMRLQLANPEQVVLVRGNHEDLNLVARYGFLAELAAKFGRSVDPRRVVRLYDFLPAVLYLAGGPDVIQCNHGGLEPGYQPAPLLDAPDPVAFHWIRQLDQSRFLAEHPDWLARQPAATRRQFREHLKDFVPTSPTTPSVLGFLWNDFTVLPSEPQFAHDPARAFVYGNEAARLMFDRARGPAHRLRAVFRAHQHSAALSPVMRRLLASRGLYRHWQPADSPALLLAPPASLRTRLETSEERSLPDGSVWTFNVSPDSVYGTGCGFGFATVGELITGDSWPDWRLRVHTVQVVPDP; encoded by the coding sequence TTGATCCTGGCACTCGTCCTCGCCCTCGTCCCGCTCGCCTGGCCTTCCGCGGCCCCAGCCGCCACGCCGCCGCCCGACTACGCCGCCTGGCGCGCCGCCTGCCGCGAACTGCCCACCAATCGTCAACTCGGACAGCGCCTCGCCCCCCGCCACCTCCTCCCCCTTCGATCGCCGGCCGAATTCAACCGCGCCCTCGACGAACTCCTCGACCTGTTCCGGTCCGGCCCCCTGGCCCAGGCCGATGCCTGGCTCGACGGTCCCCCTCCTCCTTCCTTCCTCGACCCCAACGCCGCGTACTACCTCCAATCCGACACCCCCTTCGTCCCGTTCGCCCGCCGGCTGCGCGTCCCACCCGGCTCCCGGCTCCTGATCCAAGGTGACCTGCACGGCGACATTCACTCGCTCCTGGCCTGCCTCGACCACTTCCAGGCGGAGGGGCACCTCGACGGATTTCGCATCGTCCGCCCGGAAGTGCGGATGGTCTTCCTGGGCGACTACACCGACCGCGGCATGCACGGCGTCGAGGTGCTCTACACCCTCATGCGGTTGCAGCTCGCCAATCCCGAGCAGGTCGTCCTCGTCCGGGGCAATCACGAAGACCTCAACCTGGTCGCCCGTTACGGATTCCTGGCCGAACTCGCCGCCAAATTCGGCCGCTCCGTCGATCCACGCCGCGTGGTGCGCCTCTACGACTTTCTCCCCGCCGTCCTTTACCTCGCCGGCGGCCCCGACGTCATCCAGTGCAACCACGGCGGACTCGAACCCGGCTACCAGCCTGCCCCGCTGCTGGACGCCCCCGATCCCGTTGCCTTCCACTGGATCCGCCAGCTCGATCAGAGCCGGTTCCTGGCCGAACACCCCGACTGGCTCGCCCGCCAGCCCGCCGCCACCCGCCGCCAGTTCCGGGAGCACCTCAAGGACTTCGTGCCAACCAGTCCCACCACGCCGTCCGTCCTGGGTTTCCTCTGGAACGACTTCACCGTGCTCCCCTCCGAACCCCAGTTTGCCCACGACCCCGCCCGTGCCTTCGTGTACGGCAACGAGGCCGCCCGCCTCATGTTCGATCGCGCCCGGGGACCGGCCCACCGCCTTCGCGCCGTCTTCCGCGCCCACCAGCATTCGGCCGCCCTCAGTCCCGTCATGCGCCGCCTCCTCGCCAGTCGAGGTCTGTACCGCCACTGGCAACCCGCCGACAGTCCCGCCCTGCTCCTCGCCCCTCCCGCTTCCCTCCGGACCCGGCTGGAAACGTCCGAGGAACGTTCCCTGCCCGACGGCTCGGTCTGGACCTTCAATGTCTCGCCCGACAGCGTGTACGGCACCGGGTGCGGTTTCGGGTTCGCCACCGTCGGCGAACTGATCACCGGCGATTCCTGGCCCGACTGGCGCCTCCGCGTCCACACCGTCCAGGTGGTCCCCGACCCGTGA